The genomic stretch GGCAATGAGCACTCAGAATGATTTCAAAAAGAACACATCCCAGCGCCAGATTTCTAATCAACTGgagatgtttattttgtattagaTACATCTGTGCCgcaagatgtttcaaaaagtggtggggacaatatcgaccctggcaaaaagtggtgggaaCATGTCCCACCTGTAAATTACGCCTATGGTcatgatgatgtttaatgtccccgacaacctctgtagtcccatttagccacttgttagcaattgcctttttcaagacatgtaaaaacttttttaaaacatcacaaGTGGGGTATTACTGGTGTATTTTGTCATAtaataaaacgtgaaaatatccagagcttgtgttaaccacagaccttatttcaacCAAAAACCCACTGACTTCAGGACGAAAAGATAACTTTTTCCCCATTTCTGGGACTCGTTCCTGCAGCACGCCATTGTTCAAGGTTAAAGCAATattgtttcaaaatgttttttttcaacatcCTTCTCTAACCTTTCTCTCTGTTGGGAGGTGCAGATCCTTGTCCCTCATCCCTATGAGAGTCAGAGTCTTGCTTGTTCTGGTTTAGATGTAAAAGTAAAACTTTCTGTACAGCTGGCAGGAAGTCCTGCATCCCACTGGAATCAGCGTTACCATGTGGCTGGGAGTCCTGGATGGGTCCATCATCTGTAGGTACAACAGAGAAAAGGTGCATCACTACTAGTCTTGTATTTTAAGCTTTAGAAGCATCTATTAATGGAAACAAACTTTTTAATGCTAAATGAAGACCTACCCCCTTGGGCCAGAGACTGGCTGCTAAACAAATTCTTGAAGAACTCGGAGGGCATCTGGCCCATGCTTTGGAAAGGCATTTTCATTTGCATGTCAGGCACAGGTTGAAATGGAGCCCCCTGCTGATTCACTGGAGGATGGTTCATGTGCTGCATGTTGCCGTGGAAAGCAGGAGGCTGACCTGGAGGAGGCATTGGAGAGCACTGACCAAAGCCTTGGGGTGGAGGTTGGCCTGGAGGGCTTTGGGGCATTCCTGGACCTGTGAATGGTAGGGGAGGGCTCCTTATGGAGCCTGGATGAGGGGGATGGGAAGGATTGGGTGGTGAAGACATCATATTGCCAGCCTGCATATCCTCAGGGCTACTGCCAAACTGTGGACCACCTTGAAACTGTCCAGCAGGGGGAGATGTACTGTTGTAGAAATTGGGCctgcaataaaaacaacaatgaaatGCCTAAATACAATAAGCAAGATATGATGACAGTATTTCAGTTAAACTCATTTGGGCTATTGGGGAGAAAAATGTTTGTAAGCTTCACTTTTCTATCATTTTGAATAGGCAATCCATGCATGCCAACAAAGTAGTTTGACTTGCAAAAAATAGGTGGGAATCCACTATTCATTATGACTTTATGGCTGATGAATATGAGTATGAAAAAAGGCTAAATGGCTGGTTATATCACAGACTAAATGTAAACTTGACCAAATATTCTGGATGTAAACAGAGTTAAGAGGAATCGGTCAATAAATGCCAATAGTACCTTAGAGCAATCTTCTGTGCCAAGTCCACAGTAGGCTGAACTTTGATCTCAAACAGAGAGGGGATCTTCTTGCCTCCATCCGGGGGACTTCCAGGACCAGGGGTGGGTAACAATCCAACTCCGGGAGGAGGTTTAGGCAGTGGGGCAATTCCTTGTTTTCTCAGATCTTCTAACTCCATCTCATCTTCATTGACAGTTTCCTCATCTGTATTTAGGATCTAAAATGTGCAACATGCTTTATTCATTGAATGTGACATAAAATATTTCCAAGAATTGAAAATTTGCTAGATTGGTGGTTGGTGGCATAAATTGCTTGGACTACTCTTATAAGTTAGTCATCTAATTGTTCTctgtcagttacataaaaaagtagattggtctaatttgtATCTGAAAAGTAAGACTTTTTACCCCTCATTAATCAGACTAGTTCTTAAAGAttccctgtggtgaaaatcaagtttttaatgttgtgtatgtggtgtttttaatatactttaagacaaaccatgtgcaaattcataagtcaacaccattgctgagtatgttctccttaaaactgcagtggaaaagagAGTCTCGTTTGACATTGCTGGtatctgtgacgtcacaatctaCCTTGTAAACAATCATGTCAAcatgccggcgggctttagcatatcattaacagcgaactagcagAGGAGTCTTGAGAGAATCCTgacatatttttctgttgatatgaaaaattgcgtagatttagcaatatagggggtgtatgatgtatattatgatgttatgatgaactatatgccctTCTCCAACGACGttaagttgttcaaagcgtttgtaaggatactgattgttagtaGGCTCTGAGATgacgaacgggaacatggtttgtgtaacattagcaacacattattagctgtttgataacatagtcaagtaAAAGgctaatcaaattaattaccgttatgtgtccgatgttatAAAGTGCAATAcaattgtgcagcgtttacctcagtaagttgaccgagtggatctctgagctgacGTGAGTGGGCGGAGgcagggctaatttgcatatttattgatCCGCCTTAGGGATGTGACGGTGAAAAAATTTTCACGCCGGTTAATCGACATGTGACAACACCGGTAATAACGGTGTCACTGGGGGGCGGGGCTtccatctctctttttttatttttaaatcgcTTATGAATGCCGGTGTGGCtgtgcgcattttactttcactttcaaattagcggcaattgcttgaatggtgggttattATTCTTagtgaaaaacacaacaataaaacagAACAACGACAAACTCACTTATATTAAACAGAGAAACAAAGatctttacattcatttaagactgctcttatgaggacaTTCGACAACACtgacattttggcataatttgtgtGTTATGGTTCGTTCAAGCGCGGAAGAGAACTCCATACTGGCGCAGGTTGTGTGTGTATCACATAAGCAGGACATTCACTGACAGCACGTTCTCTTTTCAAGCATTTGAATGAATAAGAGCTTGATAATATAACACAGAAAAACGGATACCGCGTTAATcgctttaaatatttttaatgcgttaaacTGAAACAATTTGCCTcggtgggcaagtgatgaaACCAGTGTTGCGactgaacaccggtaacaccgACTACCGTAGCAAGCCTAATCCgcatatattaaatgaggcaagggtatAGAGTTAATAACATATCGGCTATGTTTATGAATCTGGCCACTGGACTGCATATAAAGtgctaaaaaaacaacaactgtgaGCCTGGAACTGGACAGTTGCTGAGAACACATTTATATTACCATTGCATATCTGAGAAAGGCACATTATCCCAAGTTACTTAAAATTCTCAGGAATCAGTGcattttaaatatgcataaagTGCATGTATTTGTACAGAAACTGAATGTTAAGTCACAAGTTAGCCCATACCTTGTCCAAAAGTTCCTTGGTAACGTCAGTTAAAGGCTCGTGGGAAAACTTGCAGTTGTCTCCTTGATAACACTTTGCTCCGGTGTGAAAGAATTTGCAAGGATACTCACTTACACTTAAAGGTCAAGGTCCAAAACAAGGTAAATACAAGAGAAAACCCTAAAGACATGTAAAGATTATCTCACAGTTAATCTGTAAAAAACTCTTCCAAAGGATGTTTTGAAAGGATATTGTGCATGTATATACAGATATCTCCTTTGGTACAGTATCCCTGCACATAAAACTTGCACAgttctttcttcttctctggAACAACATTATCATGTTCAAACTTGCACTGGTCCCCCTGTAAAGCAATATGAATAAATGATtgtacaaatattaataaaacgaaatgttaaatcatgtttgtgtgctggaTTTGTGTTATAGTTTTGTAATAAGCTTACTTTGATGCATCGACCCTCAAggaaatatttacaaatgtgCCTCCCATTGTGTTCAACCGTATGTTGATTAATGAATTCCTGGCTCATGATTGGACGCTTCTTCTGGAAATTGGGCGGACCTTTAGATTCCTGCTATAAGACCAATGAAGACAGTAAACATGAGTGCCCTGAGATCATACTGGTGATGGTCCAATCAAAACTGAGAAATTCTCACCCCGTCTCCTCCACCCTGCTCTCCTCCTCGACCACGGCCTCTGCCCCAGTTCTTGCccttttgtttcttatttttgttgGGCATTCCTCGTCCCCTGCCAATGGCACCACGACCTCTACCGCGCTGCCCACCAACTATATAACAAGAGAAAAAGATGCCAGAATAAGCcacattaaatgtaaaaagcCTGTTGGGCCTTCAATGCAGACCTCTATAATATTTTGAAGTAAAGTAAACAAACAtacactgctgctgttgttgtttttgttgtcccTTCATAATTGGTCTCTTGGCCTGGTCTTTAGGTGGCCCTCCTCTGCCATGACCAGATGACTCTTTAGCATGTTTGTATTTAGACAACTCCTCTGAGAAATCGTCCTCGTCATCATAGTCATACTTTTCTTCACTGTAGTCACTATATTTGTCCAAATCGCTGTTCTTGTGCTGCATTGATCTCGGTGGCTTTACGGGTTCATTTTCCCGCTATAATCATGGGTAGAAAGGGAAATTAATTGAGGGAAATTTTAAGCACAGTACCCAAAACCCTGAACTCACCTGTGCCAACTCCCCGGCATGGTCTCGATATGTTCCTTTGCTCTTTTTGCTCTTAGGTCTGTCTTGACGCTCGTGATCTGAGTCATAGCTGTCCGAGCTGGAGCcactggatggagagtgatgctgaATTGGAAAAACATtggaaaaaagcataaaagaAAAGGTAAAAACAATCGACAgtcgcacaaaaaaaaaaaatgctattttgcTCACCTTTTGTCGGTCTCGTCTCCTTCTCTTCGACCGTCGCTTCTCTTTAATTTTCCTGTGTCGCTTTCGGGAATGCCGGTGCGACTTGtcatctttttctctctcctttaccttctctttgtctttctcgGCCTCTTCAGACTCTTCCTTAATTTCCTTCACTTCTTCTATGCTTATGCCTTCATCATCTATTTCGCCATCCTCCAATTCACCATCCTCCCTGTAAGACCAAAACAAACATATGTGAGCATGCAAAACGAGTCAGTAGAAACCAATGGTATTTGATAAGGCAAGCAacaatacaaagttctgtcataaaactctagatggcacaggctaataggtcctgtTACTCAACCTGCTTGTAATCACATTGTTATCTATAGGggacagctgattggttcctgctgtctCAGTATCCAATGAGCTTGCATGATCGACCTTCAAAATACTTTGGTAGCATTGCCTTAGCAATGCAGcgtgcttcagaaaccctccaccttccccagctccacctgtatagatctgctatggttaattcatgtacgccatattgtacagcagcagcatctcttacttgctcacagcagcatgttgtgtatgtattggcagtagcaagtcccgacCAAACATagaacattgtcatacccattacctaTTATCATGCCAAACGCTCAGAGATCTACTATTATAGCTCATACTGAAGAGTTTGGGGTTTGTTATAAAGCATTAAAGAATTGGGCCAAAAAGCATCCACCCACAATGCTCTAGCAACCACAAAGAACATcctagaaactgcatagcaatgcactGGCAAACACCCACAACACCATAGTATTGTGTTGTCGAGTTTTACATGGGCAAACaacactcacattttcttaagTACATATAAAACTCGTAAATCTTCTCTACAAAAAATCATATGCTGGATACGAACAATACAATTTTTTGCGGTCTTTTTTTGGATATGTTtgagaataaataaatcttttggGTAATGCTAGAGTCACATAATCATGGGGCATAAACTTTCCTCTCAAATTCCCAATGCAACATGAATGGTGAACTCTTATTGGATCAAAACCAAAATGGACGTGAATGTTTGTTTTGCCAGTTGTCAAATTCCCAACAGCTTCTCAGCGAGTGAGAACAAGGACACAATAACACAGAGACTCTGAAGGTCTCAGTTTTAGATAAAGTAGGCCATGAGACTGTAGAAAGAAACCAAGATCTATGGGAGTTTTACATGTCTGGGTTAAACAAAGCTAAATAAATGGGCTTTACATACAGTGACATGCAAAAGATGGCACTTTAGTGTGTTTAAAAACACACAgtgaaaaaatgtttgtaaatgggAGGATGTGCTCACTATGTATGTGAGATTAGTGGTTTGATGACAAACTTGGTGTCTTCTGTGTTGAACTTGGAGGGTAAAAACAAGTGGAAATGGAAGCAAAACTCAATAATGATTGCAGTATTTAAATCACATTGCACTTCTTcaatattatacatataatcATTGAACTCATGGCTAAATTTAGATGCACACACAGAGATACAAGGTGCTGTAAAAGCGATCTGAAAAACAGCTGGCATGGTTTGGAGTTGcaatgagacttttttttttgcatgtggaTGCCGTCAAGGCCAAGCCagcaatttttttattcaataatgCATGATTTATCACTGTTGGCCAACTGAAGTGCAACTATATTAATGGGATATAAATGCAACTGAATCAGGGTCAGAAATTATTCAGGAATCAGGACAAAAAAAAGCCTCCAAAAATGCCCTAGATATTTAAAAGTGGGGGCTatacttaatatttattttattctaggCCAATCTAGTTATGAGTTCACAAACCATGACCATATCAATAAATTGGCAACATTTGATAAAAACGGGAAACACATAGTGTGTTTTGCTATAACAATCGTGATGatgaatcatgcacaataaGACAAGGAATgcatgaaagaaaataatttttgggtaaaaacTTTCCATTGCAACATAGATGGAGCAGTAAAATCTAATTGGATTAAAGCCAATTGGGATGTGAATGTTTCAATGAACTTCATTTCTGACAATGAAATTTGacaaatatggacaaaataTGTTATAAACATTATGATGATGAATTGTGCTAAATAAGACCAGGAAtgcattaaagaaaataatttttgggGGTAAAAACTTTCCTCGCCGATTGCAACATGGATGGAGCAGCGAACTCtaattgtattaaaaccaaTTGGGATGTGAACTTCATTTCTGACAATGAAATTTGACAAATATGTTATAAACACTGTGATGATGAATCCAGGAACGCATTCAAGAAAATAAATTGGGTCAATTTTCATGTCAAGTTAACAATGGGCAGATAAACTTGTGACAGACTGCCAACCTGACCTGGTTGACAATTACAACAGCTCAACATGGCTTACAAAGCCACAACAGTCCTGTCACGAATCCCTAACCAGACATGTTTTCCCTTCCCAGGTGGGCGGGGCGTTCCGATGGAACGTGAGTGGGCGGGGCACCACACGCATCTATTTACATCTATTTTCAACAGCCTTGAAACGACTTATTAACattaactgtaataatatcCAGCCTTCTACAAAAACCCAAACGTCCTTCAAATAAGAGCGCAAAACAAGTGGGGAAAGCGATGAAAACTGACAAAGATGAGCAGTGTCACTTGCTTTCCTCTGTAACagatatttaaattaaagtgCATGCAGGAAAATATGACCACTACTAAGTGAACTGGGGGAAACTGAAAGGCCTGTCCAAAAACGAAAACGAAGACTAACGTACTTgacgttgaaaaaaaaaaaaaaaaaaacaagaaaggtGCCAAAAgattcacattcacacacatgaaCCTGCACAGTGAAGCATTTGCAGATAAGAACATGTTTACTCGACCTTTCTTCCCCTGTCAGCTCACAGTCTGTCATGTTTTTGTCAAGTACGGGGCTTGGGGGACTGGAGAAGAGGCTCACAAAAGCCATGATGGTTGGTAACGCAACTGGCCCTTCTCCGCAACCAGAGTGAGGAGCATCAGTCACTCGTTGGCTGAAGGTTTTGATATACTGACAGTCTGGAGAAAAACTCACGGTTTACACGTCTCAACAACACATGAGACGCTTAACAGACATTATATCCGGTCTCATGTTTAACGCTGTCTCAACACAGCTTTGATACCCTCAGCTTTGTTTATGTCCCCGGCGGTTTCACAGATGACCTGGTGCGAGACTGCAGACGCAGAATATTGTGTTTACAATCGAAGGCTTTTTCGGGATCTTCCACAGACATGGCGCCCGCAACACTTTTCGTGAAAATGGCTGCGAGGATCTTGCAGAAGCTTGTGGTCCCGCCCAGTTTGCGAGTCGGAGCCAATCACTTGTTTTTCCGCCGTCGCGAAGCTGCATTGTCTCGCTCTACTATTGGCTGAAGCACTGGCGCCTAAGCGCGAGAGTAATTTTCTGTTGATCTATTGGTTGCTGAAGATGCCAATCATTTTGCTCACCGTACAAGTTAGGATGACGCACTGTTTATGACTTTGTTAACGGGttctgtttttatcattttatttaatcaacgATTCATTTTCTAAAGCACTAATAGCCGCTGTACATGTTTTGGAatttaataaacaagaaaacaaataaatacatacgtACATTTAAAGACTTAATATTTAATACGACTGTGTGAGGTGAAAATCAGCAAAAATTAAACAAGACAGAGGCTAAAAagatttaatgaataatatatttttacaatatattatattatatgtttattgtgtgtaaatatatgacTGCAAGTGAGGCTAATTCCATAATTACAACATTGTGAAGTATGTATGTTAGACTATGCAAAATTAACAAGTAGTTATAGCTATAATATAGTTTGTTAAGCAGTGATCAACAAGTGTTTAAAATCTCTCTGCCTATAGAGATACAGAAATTATGTGTATACTATGCTTGTGATTCAGTTCTATAGAATTATACACATATGAAAATAGTATTTGTCTGTGgtcaaaattataataataattggttTGGAGTCACAGTCGCCttacatatgtgaccctggaccacaaaaccagtcataagggtccttttttattaagatttatacatcatctgaaagctgaataaataagctttccattgatatattgtttgtatttgaaaatctggaatctgagggtgtgaaaaaatctaaatattcagaaaatcgcctttaaagttgtccaaatgaagtctttagcaatgcatatccactcacaaaaaattttttttttgatatatttatggtaggaaatttacaaaatatcttcatggaacatgatctttactttatatcctaatgatttttgacataaaagaaaaatcgatcattTTGTAGCATACAAAGTATTATtcgctattgctacaaatatacccgtgcgacttatgtctggttttgtggtccagggtcacatattttaTGTTTCCTGAGACATATTCATTAAATTCAAAGATAAAGATGCTTTTGATCCGTCACTTGTGTCCTCAGGTGGTTCTGTTGTTTGTTTCCTTAtcagtataaatattacagttagGAACACCGGCAATGCAAATCCGAGGAAAAAGGCAACCGTTGCCCAAAGTACATGTTCTGTGATTTGTGATTTCTCCTCTGAAACAAAGAGACAGAGCAAGTCATTTGAGTTTTCACATGTAATTTATCACTATGCTCATATGAATTATGAGTCACTCACCATAGGTTTTCCTCAGTATCCCATCAAGGCTTAGGTGTTCAATCTCACAGGTAACCCCGTCAGCGTTCATGTTATTAAGGCTAAGATAGGAGGTCATCTGAAATGTGCCATCTCTGTGAGGGAGTATTCCAGTACTTGATACACCAAAATAGACCGGCCTTCCTTTTTGGGTCCAACGCACTCGGATGACATTCGGATAGAAGCCATGCACAACACATTTAAGATATTCCTGATCCTGTTCTCCTCCAGCAGATAAAAGCACTGCTGGTTTTGCTAtgttgaagaagaaaaaaacaagtaaTAGTTTACACATAATTTATGAAATTGTCTTAGACTGAAACTTTgtgatatacactaccagtcaaaagtttggaaacattactatttttaatgcttttgaacgaagtctcttatgctcattaaggctgcatttatttcataataaatacagaaaaaacaataatattgtgaaatattattacaatttaaaattatggttttctatttgaatatactttaaaatataatttatttctgtgatgcaaagctgaattttcagcatcattactccagtcttcagtgtcacatgatccttcagaaatcattctgatatgatgatttgatactcagttattatcaatgttggaaacagttgtgttgcttaatatttttttggaacctgtgatacatttttcaggattcattgatgaataaaaggttaaaaagaacagcatttattcaaaatataaatcttttctaacaatataaatctttactatcactttttatcaatttaacacatccgtgctgaataaaagtattaatttctttcaaaaaaaaaaaagaaagaaaaaaaaattactgaccccaaacttttgaacggtcgtgtatattgttacaaaagatttctattttaaataaatgctgatattttttaactttttattcatcaataaatcctgaaaaagtatcacaggttataaaataatattaagcagcacaactgtttccaactttgataataactgagtatcaaataattatattagaatgatttctgaaggatcatgtgacacggaagactggagtaatgatgctgacaattcagctttgatcacagaaataaattatattttaaagtatattaaaatagaaaaacataattttaaattgtattaatatttcacaatattattgtttttttctgtatttattatgaaataaatgcagccttaatgagcataagagactttgttcaaaaacattaaaaatagtaatttttccaaacttttgactggtagtgtatatatatatatatatatatatatatattagggatatATTgcaatatcggtatcggccaatatatgttcattttttattgttatcgttatcggccccataagaaaatttggccgatatataaaagccgataaataatggattatttccttcagctgagacacctttttttgtttttttgagacacttatttttataatcaggctctcaaaaattatagaaaaatttgaatttagatttatcggccaatatatcggttatcggcttgaATTAGCGGTTATCGGTATCagtcaaaatgttcatattttctaatatactgtgtgtatatatatatatatatatatatatacacatcccAAAAGCTGGCAATGAGGGTTGCTTTGTTTAAATTTACCTGCCCTTGATAGAGTATTGTTGGACTTTAGGAAGACAGTTTTCACAGCGGAGCACACCATCTTTAGTTTTTCTTCTTTCCTCTTAATGTACTCTAtatgttttctttcttcttctaaCATTTTACCAGGTTCACTGGTAGCAATCACAGTTTTCTTCACCAAATCCACATGCATGATGTCTTTTCCATCATACCCATAGTTCCATGTATGGTCTACTTGCCCTTGACTGTTGAATGCACACTCAATGAACTGCTGGTATGCATGTTCTTCTAAAGGAAAACAattaatgtaacattaaaatttttttattgtcaattatttcaaatgaaaatatgcACAAAACACTGATAGTGGTATGAAACGGTTCTAATATAATGGTTTAATCTTTCTGACATCATATTTGGAGGAATTACATCTGATGGACCACAAGGTTCAAACATATGTATGCTGCTATAAAACTTACTGGCCACCAGATGTCATCCTCAGATTATTGACAGATTTTATTTAGCCTTGTTTACTTCCCTTCACAAATGCATTGCACATGAATTCAAAATTCAACATCTAATTAAATTTTTCTCCTGTATTTTATTTCTGCACAATGCAGTAGCCTATTGACAactaaacaacttaaagacccATTAAAACAGATGCTACAAGAGCAAGTAAATTGTGCTTTATTTACATAACACatctataaaatatattgctAAAGGGTAATCCTCTAAGGACAGTCCTACCTGCACCAAGGATGATTTCATGAAAAGTCACAATGAGGAAAAAAGCAAGCATTTTGTTCAGGCGCAGTCCACGTctgcattatttaaaatgtgaaagCAAAAAACCAAATTTGTCAGTCCTCTAAAATGATACCACAGGAAACACAAAGTGAAAGTATACAGTAGCGGAAAACCAGTGTGATAAAACAC from Ctenopharyngodon idella isolate HZGC_01 chromosome 13, HZGC01, whole genome shotgun sequence encodes the following:
- the LOC127524785 gene encoding zinc finger CCCH domain-containing protein 6 isoform X1 yields the protein MAFVSLFSSPPSPVLDKNMTDCELTGEEREDGELEDGEIDDEGISIEEVKEIKEESEEAEKDKEKVKEREKDDKSHRHSRKRHRKIKEKRRSKRRRRDRQKHHSPSSGSSSDSYDSDHERQDRPKSKKSKGTYRDHAGELAQRENEPVKPPRSMQHKNSDLDKYSDYSEEKYDYDDEDDFSEELSKYKHAKESSGHGRGGPPKDQAKRPIMKGQQKQQQQQFGGQRGRGRGAIGRGRGMPNKNKKQKGKNWGRGRGRGGEQGGGDGQESKGPPNFQKKRPIMSQEFINQHTVEHNGRHICKYFLEGRCIKGDQCKFEHDNVVPEKKKELCKFYVQGYCTKGDICIYMHSEYPCKFFHTGAKCYQGDNCKFSHEPLTDVTKELLDKILNTDEETVNEDEMELEDLRKQGIAPLPKPPPGVGLLPTPGPGSPPDGGKKIPSLFEIKVQPTVDLAQKIALRPNFYNSTSPPAGQFQGGPQFGSSPEDMQAGNMMSSPPNPSHPPHPGSIRSPPLPFTGPGMPQSPPGQPPPQGFGQCSPMPPPGQPPAFHGNMQHMNHPPVNQQGAPFQPVPDMQMKMPFQSMGQMPSEFFKNLFSSQSLAQGDDGPIQDSQPHGNADSSGMQDFLPAVQKVLLLHLNQNKQDSDSHRDEGQGSAPPNREKDETPNWYSSDEEEGSSVTAILNSLKKQNEMLKNQPIMAPADPRLQKERSLPGDPRVKADPRQRPPDPRKDAGDGVGDPRMARDPRKMKPMDASKPDPHRHPNPSTSHKPPAGEDDEEFERELRERAALIPLDPSPGATLRDPRCQIKQFSHIRVDILLQRPAFAQTVVWAPEDLIPLLVPKQEHSINLPLPPLIADAQLNRSLSSPPDHPPSATLSPPDPRLAAARFKEGVGRLGSPPGRTVDSRHHLPDKPLDPRTHKTLDPRISRSGSLDSKLPGVRESPSGGGDPRLQRGSSNQPVAASAKPDSEKLPPYAPRLASSIGAGLESPTTLLGGISLYDPRNHSLLSPKRESEEHPKKSSILKPPPKLQSSPPQGTEMEKDEKSPVDDSESNTSGCTPNPPPVPTVMPASPCSPVRAAAPAVHNLPIQALAGLIRPAYTDPRQNRPVGSAGGTPQEDEEDKDSKKKDRPLRDVFKTFDPTASPFCQ
- the LOC127524785 gene encoding zinc finger CCCH domain-containing protein 6 isoform X2, encoding MAFVSLFSSPPSPVLDKNMTDCELTGEEREDGELEDGEIDDEGISIEEVKEIKEESEEAEKDKEKVKEREKDDKSHRHSRKRHRKIKEKRRSKRRRRDRQKHHSPSSGSSSDSYDSDHERQDRPKSKKSKGTYRDHAGELAQRENEPVKPPRSMQHKNSDLDKYSDYSEEKYDYDDEDDFSEELSKYKHAKESSGHGRGGPPKDQAKRPIMKGQQKQQQQQFGGQRGRGRGAIGRGRGMPNKNKKQKGKNWGRGRGRGGEQGGGDGESKGPPNFQKKRPIMSQEFINQHTVEHNGRHICKYFLEGRCIKGDQCKFEHDNVVPEKKKELCKFYVQGYCTKGDICIYMHSEYPCKFFHTGAKCYQGDNCKFSHEPLTDVTKELLDKILNTDEETVNEDEMELEDLRKQGIAPLPKPPPGVGLLPTPGPGSPPDGGKKIPSLFEIKVQPTVDLAQKIALRPNFYNSTSPPAGQFQGGPQFGSSPEDMQAGNMMSSPPNPSHPPHPGSIRSPPLPFTGPGMPQSPPGQPPPQGFGQCSPMPPPGQPPAFHGNMQHMNHPPVNQQGAPFQPVPDMQMKMPFQSMGQMPSEFFKNLFSSQSLAQGDDGPIQDSQPHGNADSSGMQDFLPAVQKVLLLHLNQNKQDSDSHRDEGQGSAPPNREKDETPNWYSSDEEEGSSVTAILNSLKKQNEMLKNQPIMAPADPRLQKERSLPGDPRVKADPRQRPPDPRKDAGDGVGDPRMARDPRKMKPMDASKPDPHRHPNPSTSHKPPAGEDDEEFERELRERAALIPLDPSPGATLRDPRCQIKQFSHIRVDILLQRPAFAQTVVWAPEDLIPLLVPKQEHSINLPLPPLIADAQLNRSLSSPPDHPPSATLSPPDPRLAAARFKEGVGRLGSPPGRTVDSRHHLPDKPLDPRTHKTLDPRISRSGSLDSKLPGVRESPSGGGDPRLQRGSSNQPVAASAKPDSEKLPPYAPRLASSIGAGLESPTTLLGGISLYDPRNHSLLSPKRESEEHPKKSSILKPPPKLQSSPPQGTEMEKDEKSPVDDSESNTSGCTPNPPPVPTVMPASPCSPVRAAAPAVHNLPIQALAGLIRPAYTDPRQNRPVGSAGGTPQEDEEDKDSKKKDRPLRDVFKTFDPTASPFCQ
- the LOC127524785 gene encoding zinc finger CCCH domain-containing protein 6 isoform X3, whose amino-acid sequence is MEDGELEDGEIDDEGISIEEVKEIKEESEEAEKDKEKVKEREKDDKSHRHSRKRHRKIKEKRRSKRRRRDRQKHHSPSSGSSSDSYDSDHERQDRPKSKKSKGTYRDHAGELAQRENEPVKPPRSMQHKNSDLDKYSDYSEEKYDYDDEDDFSEELSKYKHAKESSGHGRGGPPKDQAKRPIMKGQQKQQQQQFGGQRGRGRGAIGRGRGMPNKNKKQKGKNWGRGRGRGGEQGGGDGQESKGPPNFQKKRPIMSQEFINQHTVEHNGRHICKYFLEGRCIKGDQCKFEHDNVVPEKKKELCKFYVQGYCTKGDICIYMHSEYPCKFFHTGAKCYQGDNCKFSHEPLTDVTKELLDKILNTDEETVNEDEMELEDLRKQGIAPLPKPPPGVGLLPTPGPGSPPDGGKKIPSLFEIKVQPTVDLAQKIALRPNFYNSTSPPAGQFQGGPQFGSSPEDMQAGNMMSSPPNPSHPPHPGSIRSPPLPFTGPGMPQSPPGQPPPQGFGQCSPMPPPGQPPAFHGNMQHMNHPPVNQQGAPFQPVPDMQMKMPFQSMGQMPSEFFKNLFSSQSLAQGDDGPIQDSQPHGNADSSGMQDFLPAVQKVLLLHLNQNKQDSDSHRDEGQGSAPPNREKDETPNWYSSDEEEGSSVTAILNSLKKQNEMLKNQPIMAPADPRLQKERSLPGDPRVKADPRQRPPDPRKDAGDGVGDPRMARDPRKMKPMDASKPDPHRHPNPSTSHKPPAGEDDEEFERELRERAALIPLDPSPGATLRDPRCQIKQFSHIRVDILLQRPAFAQTVVWAPEDLIPLLVPKQEHSINLPLPPLIADAQLNRSLSSPPDHPPSATLSPPDPRLAAARFKEGVGRLGSPPGRTVDSRHHLPDKPLDPRTHKTLDPRISRSGSLDSKLPGVRESPSGGGDPRLQRGSSNQPVAASAKPDSEKLPPYAPRLASSIGAGLESPTTLLGGISLYDPRNHSLLSPKRESEEHPKKSSILKPPPKLQSSPPQGTEMEKDEKSPVDDSESNTSGCTPNPPPVPTVMPASPCSPVRAAAPAVHNLPIQALAGLIRPAYTDPRQNRPVGSAGGTPQEDEEDKDSKKKDRPLRDVFKTFDPTASPFCQ